From a single Papaver somniferum cultivar HN1 unplaced genomic scaffold, ASM357369v1 unplaced-scaffold_133, whole genome shotgun sequence genomic region:
- the LOC113333706 gene encoding GATA transcription factor 1-like, with translation MESLDTAAWLVDDLLDFSGVEEEQQQVLNVKQEADEHKTNNTKSNITLSSSSSLPMDSKLLKEEALPDIYDPNKENPDFFPLLEEELEWLSNENAFPSIETFLPVKPNIVTKQQSPVLVKPKPESSSVSSGSSSTSSSGIMCCGTLQVPVRARSSRRRRRPSGFLDGHQWSTIWSESSDIEKKKKIKRPSITSGRKCTHCLSEKTPQWRAGPLGPKTLCNACGVRYKSGRLVPEYRPACSPTFTTELHSNSHKKVLEMRRLKQQMMLPSVDAG, from the exons ATGGAGTCTCTTGACACTGCAGCATGGCTTGTGGATGACCTACTTGACTTTTCTGGCgttgaagaagaacaacaacaggTTTTAAATGTAAAACAAGAAGCTGATGAGCACAAAACCAACAACACCAAGAGCAACATaactctctcttcttcttcttctttgcccaTGGACTCTAAACTCTTAAAGGAGGAAGCTTTACCAGACATTTATGACCCAAACaaagaaaaccctgatttctttcCT CTGTTAGAGGAAGAATTAGAGTGGCTATCAAATGAAAACGCATTTCCATCGATAGAAACTTTTCTGCCAGTGAAACCCAACATTGTCACAAAGCAACAAAGTCCTGTTTTGGTCAAGCCTAAGCCTGAGAGTAGCAGTGTTAGTAGCGGTAGCAGCAGTACTAGCAGTAGTGGAATAATGTGTTGTGGGACACTCCAAGTTCCAGTTCGTGCAAGGAGTTCGAGACGGAGACGACGACCCAGTGGTTTCCTGGATGGTCACCAATGGAGTACTATTTGGTCTGAATCTTCTGatattgagaagaagaaaaaaataaaaaggccAAGTATTACATCAGGAAGGAAATGCACACACTGTTTATCAGAGAAAACACCGCAATGGCGAGCAGGTCCTCTGGGACCAAAAACGCTTTGTAATGCATGTGGAGTAAGGTACAAATCAGGAAGGCTTGTGCCAGAGTATCGCCCAGCGTGTAGTCCAACGTTCACGACTGAGTTGCATTCGAACTCCCATAAGAAAGTATTGGAGATGAGGAGGCTAAAGCAGCAGATGATGTTGCCGTCCGTGGATGCAGGGTAA